A region of Gracilinanus agilis isolate LMUSP501 chromosome 3, AgileGrace, whole genome shotgun sequence DNA encodes the following proteins:
- the LOC123241310 gene encoding olfactory receptor 8B3-like encodes MASKNESLVTEFILAGLTDQPELQLPLFLLFLGVYMITEVGNLGLIILIKMNSHLHTPMYYFLFNLSFIDFCYSSVFTPKMSMNFILEKNIISYSGCMAQLYFFCFFVISECYMLTIMAYDRYVAICNPLLYHVTMSHQVCSWLLGAAYVMGFAGALAHTGCMLRLSFCDANIINHYMCDILPLLQLSCTSTYVNEMVVFIVVGTNIIVPSVTIFTSYVLILLNILSISSTEGRSKAFSTCSSHLIAVALFFGSASFMYLKPSSSGYMDQSKISSIIYTNVGPMLNPFIYSLRNKDVQLALRKTLRRRIFSRTGSGFS; translated from the coding sequence ATGGCTTCAAAAAACGAATCTTTAGTGACTGAATTCATTCTTGCAGGCTTAACAGATCAACCAGAGCTCCAGCTTCCCCTATTCCTCCTGTTTCTAGGGGTCTATATGATCACTGAAGTGGGAAACCTGGGACTGATCATTTTAATCAAGATGAATTCTCACCTTCACACTCCTATGTACTATTTCCTCTTCAACTTATCTTTCATAGATTTCTGCTACTCCTCTGTCTTTACTCCCAAAATGTCAATGAATTTTATCTTAGAGAAAAATATCATCTCTTATTCAGGATGTATGGCTCAgctctatttcttctgtttttttgtcatttctgaaTGCTACATGTTGACAATAATGGCTTATGATCGTTATGTTGCCATCTGTAATCCATTGCTGTATCATGTCACTATGTCCCATCAGGTCTGTTCATGGTTATTGGGTGCAGCATATGTAATGGGGTTTGCTGGTGCATTGGCCCACACTGGATGCATGCTGAGACTGTCCTTCTGTGATGCCAACATTATAAACCATTACATGTGTGATATATTGCCCCTCCTCCAGCTCTCCTGCACCAGCACCTATGTGAATGAGATGGTGGTTTTCATCGTTGTGGGCACTAATATCATAGTACCTAGTGTCACTATCTTCACCTCTTATGTTCTCATCCTGTTAAATATCCTGAGCATCAGCTCCACTGAAGGCAGGTCTAAAGCCTTCAGTACGTGCAGCTCCCACCTAATTGCTGTGGCTCTTTTCTTTGGGTCAGCATCATTTATGTATCTCAAGCCATCTTCTTCAGGGTATATGGACCAGAGCAAAATATCATCAATCATTTATACAAATGTAGGACCTATGCTAAACCCCTTCATTTATAGTTTGAGGAATAAAGATGTTCAACTTGCCTTGAGGAAAACCTTGAGGAGAAGAATATTTTCCAGAACAGGATCAGGATTTTCATAA